In Ascochyta rabiei chromosome 2, complete sequence, one genomic interval encodes:
- a CDS encoding Beta-ureidopropionase has protein sequence MPLAAVGQICSTASLSHNLQQCQKLVKQASEAGAAALFLPEASDYINTNPSLKLCKSVDDSEFVQGLLQSAKQYKLPISVGIHEPAAGDKTKNTLIWINEEGKITQRYQKLHLFDVDIKDGPSLQESKSVERGTELPLPFDTALGKIGMQICFDMRFPEPGLVYAKRGAHIVTYPSAFTTATGEAGHWHMLLRARAIETQSYIVAAGQVGKHDEEGKRHSYGHSMIIDPWGRIVAELGGEADEHGRGLDEGEIACAEIDIEYVEKIRKEIPLTRRTDVYAELS, from the exons ATGCCCCTGGCA GCCGTAGGACAAATCTGCTCCACAGCCTCCCTCTCTCACAACCTTCAACAATGCCAAAAGCTGGTGAAGCAGGCTTCAGAAGCAGGTGCAGCCGCACTCTTCCTACCCGAAGCTTCCGACTACATCAACACCAATCCCTCTCTGAAGCTCTGCAAATCTGTCGACGATTCTGAATTCGTCCAAGGCCTCCTCCAATCCGCAAAACAGTACAAGCTGCCCATCTCCGTAGGCATTCACGAACCAGCCGCCGGAGACAAAACCAAGAACACATTGATTTGGATCAACGAGGAGGGTAAAATCACCCAACGCTACCAGAAACTGCATCTCTTCGACGTCGACATCAAAGACGGGCCGAGTCTGCAGGAAAGCAAGTCCGTGGAGCGCGGCACCGAGCTCCCGCTGCCCTTCGACACCGCCCTGGGCAAGATAGGCATGCAGATCTGCTTTGACATGCGCTTTCCCGAACCCGGCCTGGTGTATGCGAAGCGCGGCGCGCATATCGTTACCTACCCTTCTGCATTCACCACCGCGACAGGCGAGGCGGGGCATTGGCATATGCTGTTGCGTGCGCGTGCGATCGAGACGCAGAGCTACATCGTTGCTGCGGGGCAGGTAGGAAAGCATGACGAGGAGGGCAAGAGGCACAGCTACGGGCATAGTATGATCATTGACCCGTGGGGGAGGATCGTTGCGGAGTTGGGAGGCGAGGCGGATGAGCATGGGAGGGGATTGGACGAGGGCGAGATTGCGTGTGCGGAGATTGACATCGAGTATGTGGAGAAGATCAGGAAGGAGATTCCTTTGACGAGACGGACGGATGTCTACGCTGAGTTGAGTTGA
- a CDS encoding putative ankyrin-repeat protein, whose translation MSVAAMEEYKSKYALHEACRQGQTSKVESLLAANPKLSSLRDPDDRLPLHWAASFNHLAIVQVLVQLKNFDVDATDGSGWTALHMACSRKDAEQIVDLLLSKDADVNAKTNTGQTALHFCVSKNNLDIARTLMAQKPPASARVKDRRGQLPLHRAAAAGNVPIIKALLDTGKSPLNATDVDGQTALHHALSEGHGDAAMLLLQRGAEWDKKDTWDKVALDYVPDAKTRSFILQSAEREGIDLH comes from the exons ATGTCGGTTGCCGCCATGGAAGAGTACAAGTCCAAATACGCCCTCCACGAAGCCTGTCGTCAAGGCCAGA CATCGAAAGTCGAGTCTCTCCTTGCCGCAAACCCCAAGCTGTCCTCCCTGCGCGACCCTGACGACCGCCTACCTCTCCACTGGGCCGCCTCTTTCAACCACCTCGCGATCGTGCAGGTGCTCGTACAACTGAAAAACTTCGACGTCGACGCCACAGACGGCTCAGGCTGGACCGCTCTGCACATGGCCTGTTCGCGCAAAGACGCCGAGCAGATTGTAGATCTACTGCTGAGCAAAGACGCCGACGTCAACGCCAAGACGAACACAGGACAGACAGCGCTGCACTTTTGCGTAAGCAAGAACAACCTCGACATTGCGCGGACCCTCATGGCGCAGAAGCCTCCGGCCTCAGCCCGTGTCAAAGACAGGCGTGGCCAGTTGCCGCTCCACCGTGCGGCTGCTGCAGGGAACGTGCCCATCATCAAAGCGCTGCTAGACACAGGCAAGAGTCCGCTGAACGCGACGGATGTAGATGGGCAGACGGCGCTGCATCATGCGCTCAGCGAGGGGCATGGAGATGCGGCGATGCTGTTGTTGCAGAGGGGTGCCGAGTGGGATAAGAAGGATACATGGGACAAGGTGGCGTTGGACTATGTGCCAGACGCGAAGACGAGGAGCTTTATCTTGCAGAGTGCGGAGCGGGAGGGGATTGACCTGCACTGA